The Candidatus Synechococcus calcipolaris G9 nucleotide sequence TGCCACACAAGGGATTCCGTGGTTAGGCGTAAATCCTCAACCGCCTCCTCCTCAGAGATCACCCGCACCTTTCCCGTCGCCCGCAGTTCATCTTTGCGGCCATCGGCCTGGAGTTCCTCGGCCGTCACCTCTGCTTCTGGATAGGCCACATTCAGATTGTCCTGGGCCCGCAGTAGATCCTTCTCCCCTTCCCAGGTAAACTGATCCGCTACCAGGGTTCCCTTGTCCCGTAGATCCGTCACCGTGGTTTTGCCCTTCAGGACAAGGCGATCTCCCTGCTGCTGTACTTGCACATCCTTGGCCTCAACCTTATAGACCGGTTCCCCCTGATCCAAGAGTTCCCCAGTCAGATTTTTGACCTCAACAATGCGGCGATCGTCTTTATACTCTGCCTCCGCCGCCTTTAATTGCCAGAGAAGTTCCCCCTGATCATTGGTTTGACGCAGGGTTAAATTCTTAAAGGAGAGGCCGCCGACAATTTCTGGCTCCGGTTCTGGTTCCGGGGCAATGCTGAAATCAAACCAGCCACATCCCCCTAAGGTCAGCGTAGCCAGCACCAACAGCCCCCAGCGCATTCCCCTAGACCTTGTTGTCGAGGGAGGTTGATTCCAGGGACTTGGGTGGCCAAGGTTCCGTGGCCATATCAGGGGGTGTAATGCCACCGGCCAAGGGGCGATAGGTATAGTTGGGGCGGGGTGCTTTTTGGATTTCTTCACGGATGCCGTCTAAATCAATATAGCGATCGGCAACATTAATTAAACTATCACTGGTCATGGAGCGCAAACTCACCACTTCAACCCGCGCCCCCCGATAGCTGACCGCATCCACCGCGTAGGCCAGATCCCCATCCCCGCTCACCAGTACTGCCGTATCATAACAACCCACTAGGGCCATCATATCCACGGCAATTTCCACATCCAGATTGGCTTTTTTTGACCCATCGGGCAACTGGGCTAGTTCCTTGGACACGACTCGATAGCCATTGCGTCGCATCCAGAGCAGAAAGCCCTGCTGTTTTTCATTGGTCGGATCCACACCCGTGTAGAAAAAGGAGCGAAAGAGGCGGGAACTTTGGGTTAAGTAGCATAGGAGCTTGGAATAGTCGATTTCAATGCCCAACTGTAGGGCGGCATAAAAGAGGTTTGAACCATCAATAAAAATGGCAATCCGTCCCCGGTTTTGGAGAACTTGCTCCGGGGTGTACATCGTCGAACTTGTCGGTGTAATCATGCAAAAAGAAGTCTCATTTAACGAAGGTTTATTAAATCAAGGGATTTATATCATTCCAGCCTAGCCTAGACCATGGTTATTCAGCCACTAGGGTAGGGGACTGAAGTTTCTGGAACACAGGTTGAGGCTGGGCCAGAACTTGACTGGGTTTCAGTTGTCCCCAACGATCCTGAGGAGTCTGGGTTGACCAATAGGCCAAGTCTTGGGTCGTCAAGAATTCCCTATCATAGCCTAACTGTTGGTAGATTTGGCTACTGAGCTGGGGAACAATGGGGGCCAAGAGGTAGGCAACTAAACGCACTGATTCTAGCACCCCATACAAAATTTGACTGACGGCTTCGGTTTGACCCTGCTTGTAGAGGCTCCAAGGGGCTTGATCATCAATGTATTTATTTCCCGCCCGCGCTAGGCTTAGGGCCCGTTGACACAGGCGATGAAACTCCAGGTTTTTATAGGTGGCGGCATAGTCCCCCAAGATCGTTTCTGCCAATTCCCGTAAGGGATGCTCGGGCCCCAACTCCTGGGGATTGACCGTGGGTACCTTCCCGTCACAGTATTTCCAGGCCATTTTTAGGGTGCGGTTGAGTAAATTCCCCAGATCATTAGCCAGATCTGCATTCAGAATATGGATAAAGCGGGTTTCCGAAAAGTCCCCGTCCCGGCCAAACTCCACTTCTTTCATAAAGTAGTAGCGCACCGCATCACTACCATAGCTCTCGACTAAGGCAAAGGGATCTAGGGTGTTTCCCAGACTTTTGCCCATTTTTAGGCCATCTTTGGTTAAAAATCCATGGCCAAAGACCTGGCCGGGTAGGGGTAGACCCGCCGACATCAGCATTGCTGGCCAGGAAATGGCATGGAACCGAAGAATATCTTTACCAATAATGTGTAAATTAATGGGCCACCAGTGGGCCAGAGCATTCTCTAGGGTAGGCTCCTGATCCGGCTCTAATAGGGCAGTGACATAGCCTAAAAGGGCATCAAACCAGACATAAATGGTATGACTGGGATCCGTTGGTATGGGAAAGCCCCAATCCATATTCACCCGTGAAATGGAAAAATCCTCAAGCCCCCGTTCAATGAAGCTTAAAACCTCATTGCGGCGGCTGCTGGGTTGAATGGTCTCCGGGTGTTTAGCATAGTAATCTAGCAGGGCATCCTGATACTTGGATAGGCGAAAAAAGTAATTCCGCTCATCGCGCCATTCCACTGGGCGGTTGGTGTGGATCGGGCAATGGCGATCGCCCACTAAATCCCGCTCTTCCTTAAATTCTTCGCAGTCAACGCAATACCAGCCCTGTTGCTGTCCTAAATAAATATCTCCTTTATCCCAAACCCGCTGGAAAAACTGGTTAACAATGGGTCGATGCCGCTCATCGGTGGTTCGGCTAAAGCGATCGTAGCTAATCCCCAACTTCTGCCACAGATCCTGAAACCCCTCTGCCACCCGATCGCAGTGTTCCTGGGGCGAGCGCCCCAATGCCTCAGCGGTGCGTTGAATTTTTTGGCCATGCTCATCGGTGCCCGTAATCAACAGCACCTCATCCCCCTGCAAACGATAAAAACGAGCCACAACATCGGCGGCAATTGTGGTGTAGGCACTACCAACGTGGGGTAAGGCATTGACGTAATAGAGTGGGGTGGTTAACGCAAATCGGTTGGGCACAGTGGGCATAAAGGAAAGAGAGCCTCAAAACAAACAATAGACAAATAAACAATATTCACCTAAATCTCTATGATAGGCTTCTAAGCAAACGAAAGCGGAGTAGGAAACAGGTGAATGCGGCAGAACTTGCCTGTGGGCTAGAGCTAACCAGTAAAATTGCTGCCATTGTCAATTTGGTCAAACGGGACTATCCAGATATGCGGGCAGATTTGCGCCCCTGGGCCGATGACCCCCATACCCAGAACCTAGTGGACCCCGACTCCATTGATCTGGGTTTTCATTTGCCCGGTTGGAGTCGGCGTTGGCAAGCCCGTAGCTTATTAGTCCAGGTACGGCTCCATGGCGAAGAGGGGGGCGATCGCCGGGCCATTGGCATTGAAATCGTTGGTTTTAGTTACTTTGGCGAACAATGGCGGTTTTCCACGGTGGCAGGAGGTGTATTTACGGGGCAAAATTGTCCCATTGAGGAAATTCGTCAGCAACTACGCGACACCAGTGGGCAAATTCTGGCATTACTGAACCCAGCGATCGACCCTTAACAAGACCCTTTTCTACCCTACCAAGGATATTGACTCCAGATCGCCAACACAATCTCCGATTCTCCCTCTAGGGGTTCAATACTCAGATACAGTCGCCGTGATTGATCCCTTGGGGTTAGTTGATAGAGTAGGGCACCACCCACCCGTCCTTCGGAAATAATCCTAAACCCCTGATCCTTGAGTTGCTGCTGATAGGCCGGCCAAAATGCCTCAAAGTCCTGATCGGAAATTCGCAGAATTCCTAAAATTTCATCCCGGAACTGTCCCTCCGTCGTCCCGTACCAATCCGCCTCTGCAACTCGACTCCCTGCCCTCAAATCCTGAAACTGCTTAAGGAGAAACCAGTCCGGGGATACGGGTACCCCGGAAATCTCCGTCGGCCCTTTAGGGGTCTCATCCTCCGGTTTTTTCAGATCAAATGACCATTCCTCGGCAGTATCCTCCACCTCAGCAGTTTCCGGCGTGCTTGATTCTGGTGCAAGGGGAGCTGGGGGAGAAAAGAGAGGGGGAATGGAATCCCCAGGAATGGGCCCGGTGTCAGTTTGTGGGGGTGATGCTGCCGGGATAGCCTGTTCTAACGCGGACGGCTTTGGCTCTAGTTCTGGAACATCAGTGGGACTAGGGATCAATTCCGTAGGCGGGATGAGGGTATGGAGATCGGGATCCTGTTGCGCGGTGGGTGTGGTGATGGCCATAAAAAACAGAAGACCATGGATCCCTAGGGACAGGAGGAGAAATAGCCCGACCGCCTGGGGAGGACTCGGTTTCGGCCAGCTAAATTCCGCTTCAGAGGGCGCATGGAACACCATCGGAGTTAGATGGAAATACCCTAGCCTAGGGTTCCGCGTCTGTTGTTGACTTGAAACGTGTTGGCTTAAAACTAGCTCGACCAATTCTTCCCTAGATAGGGACTTCAAATCATCGGACAAAGACTCTAAACTCTTCGACTCTAAATCCTTCTGAGACTCAATATCCATTCCATTCCTTAGAACGACACCCACTGCGATCGCCCAATCAGGCGGTTCAATCCCGAACACCTGGAGATTCCAGCGTTGCCCTATCCTATTATTACCCTACTAACACAATACTTTTTCAATAAAATTCTATAAAGATTCTTTTTATATCAAAACTCCTGAATTATTTATTGATAATAATCTACCTTAATTGCCAGATATTAGACAGGATCAACCAAGGAGATAACAGTTGTTCTGCCAATCATTAACACAATATTAACTTCCTCTAAAGTCTTGACTCAAGGGATATAAACTCGTTTTTTTACCATCTACTAGATGATCCACCCTGGGGGCGATCGCCCGTTAGAGCGCAAGTTAGACCATTTGCAAATAGGACTTGTCTAATTTATAACGCAAATGCTAAACTTATCCCTACAATATTGAGAAATATTCCTAGTTATTCAACCATCACCTTTTTGGAGGATTTTGACCTTGGTTGCCCTTAAACCCGTTTCAATTGCCACCAGTCTCTTGGCGACCCTGACGATTTGGGGTCTTGGACTAGCCAGCAGTGTCCTTGCCCAAACCTTGACGATTTACTCCGGTCGTGGTGAAAGTCTCATTGGGCCATTGATCGAACAAGCAGAAAAGGACTTGGGCTTTGATATTGAGGTTCGCTACGGCGATACCTCAGAACTTGCCATCTCAATTCTCGAAGAAGGTCGTAATAGCCCCGCCGATCTATTCTTTGGTCAGGATGCCGGTGCCCTAGGTGCCCTCGCCCGTGAAGGCCGCACCGTAACTATTCCCAGTCGTATTTTAAATAAAGTAGATGAGCGATTCCGTTCTCCCAAAGGTCAATGGGTAGGAATCTCAGGGCGATCTCGAGTGATTAACTACAACACCAATATGGTGAGTGCCCGTGACCTGCCCAAGTCTATTTGGGAACTCACCCAGCCCAAGTGGCGCGGTAAAGTGGCTTGGGCCCCCACCAACGGATCCTTCCAAGCTTTTGTCACTGCCCTCCGCCTCACTGAAGGAGATGCCCGTACCCTAGAATGGCTTCAGGCCATGAAGAACAATGGTGCTGTAGTCTACCGCAACAATACGACCATTGTAGAAGCCGTAGGTCGTGGTGAAATTGAGCTTGGCTTAGTCAATAACTACTACCTCCATCGCTTCCTCGCGGAGAACCCAGACTTTCCCGTGGGTCAGCACTATACCCGTAATGATGCCGGATCCATGGTCAATATTGCTGGGGTTGCTGTCCTCGATACCTCCGATCAGCCAGAGCAAGTCTTTGCACTCATTGACTACCTGCTCCGTCCCGAATCCCAAGACTTCTTTGCCCAAAAGAACGCTGAATATCCATTGGTTACTGGAATTGCGCCACCAGCTAATCAGTTACCTATTAATGAGATTAACCCACCCCGCATTGATCTCAGTGATCTAGCGGATCTTGATGGCACTCTTCAACTGCTCCAAAGAGCCGGTGTTCTCTAACATCCTGCCGATGCTGACCCTTTCGACGGGACAGTACCAGCCGACTGCCTAAAAAGAAAAAGATGTAGTGCCTAAAAAGATTCAGGGTGACGTGATAAGGGCAGTGTTAGGCCAATAATCATTGCCCCTTAAGGCTGTGGAGTATCAAGGCAGCCTCTCTGCAAACGCGTGCCAGGTTAATCCTTGTTCAAGATAGATGGGAGCATCGGGATCGTAGGGACTAGCCATGCGATCGATGCTCTCAATCACTGCATCTTCCGGTAAGACCGGCAGATCAACATCCGTCATCGTTGGCCCCATCAGAGAACTGGAAAAGCCCTTAAAAATGATTACCTGATCCCTATCCCGCCCCGGAACCGACGTGATGCGAGCCGTCACCAGTAAAATCTCATCGGGATGCTCTAGGGTATAGTCCTCCAACCTCTGAATTGGTGAAAACTCCATTTCCCCCTCCTCCACCCCCAAAATCATCCCATTCTCGATCAAGAAATTGAAAAATTTTCAGCAAACTTCAAAAGACGCAAAGCCTTATCCATCAGTCGATCCAGAGCGATCGAGCCTAGAAATCTCAAAAAAGATCCAAAAAATCCGCGCAAAAGGGTTGACACCCCATGGCACAGTTGCTAGATTAATAAAGCACTCGAAAGGGGCACACGCCTCAAACGAGTTCAGAACCTAGAAAAATCAATAGTTTTGAAAGCTAAAGCGTAATAACCTCGTCAATGTACTTTTGTACTTTTTTGAAGTAGGTTACACCTACTAGAGCTATAAGTCAAATTCTCAATTCATTCAAAATGGAGAGTTTGATCCTGGCTCAGGATGAACGCTGGCGGTCTGCTTAACACATGCAAGTCGAACGGGCTCTTCGGAGCTAGTGGCGGACGGGTGAGTAACACGTGAGAATCTGCCCTTAGGAGGGGGACAACAGCTGGAAACGGCTGCTAATACCCCATATGCCGAAAGGTGAAATCTATTTGGCCTGAGGATGAGCTCGCGGTGGATTAGCTAGTTGGTGGGGTAATGGCCCACCAAGGCAACGATCCATAGCTGGTCTGAGAGGATG carries:
- a CDS encoding NYN domain-containing protein, which gives rise to MITPTSSTMYTPEQVLQNRGRIAIFIDGSNLFYAALQLGIEIDYSKLLCYLTQSSRLFRSFFYTGVDPTNEKQQGFLLWMRRNGYRVVSKELAQLPDGSKKANLDVEIAVDMMALVGCYDTAVLVSGDGDLAYAVDAVSYRGARVEVVSLRSMTSDSLINVADRYIDLDGIREEIQKAPRPNYTYRPLAGGITPPDMATEPWPPKSLESTSLDNKV
- the metG gene encoding methionine--tRNA ligase; its protein translation is MPTVPNRFALTTPLYYVNALPHVGSAYTTIAADVVARFYRLQGDEVLLITGTDEHGQKIQRTAEALGRSPQEHCDRVAEGFQDLWQKLGISYDRFSRTTDERHRPIVNQFFQRVWDKGDIYLGQQQGWYCVDCEEFKEERDLVGDRHCPIHTNRPVEWRDERNYFFRLSKYQDALLDYYAKHPETIQPSSRRNEVLSFIERGLEDFSISRVNMDWGFPIPTDPSHTIYVWFDALLGYVTALLEPDQEPTLENALAHWWPINLHIIGKDILRFHAISWPAMLMSAGLPLPGQVFGHGFLTKDGLKMGKSLGNTLDPFALVESYGSDAVRYYFMKEVEFGRDGDFSETRFIHILNADLANDLGNLLNRTLKMAWKYCDGKVPTVNPQELGPEHPLRELAETILGDYAATYKNLEFHRLCQRALSLARAGNKYIDDQAPWSLYKQGQTEAVSQILYGVLESVRLVAYLLAPIVPQLSSQIYQQLGYDREFLTTQDLAYWSTQTPQDRWGQLKPSQVLAQPQPVFQKLQSPTLVAE
- a CDS encoding iron ABC transporter substrate-binding protein, whose translation is MVALKPVSIATSLLATLTIWGLGLASSVLAQTLTIYSGRGESLIGPLIEQAEKDLGFDIEVRYGDTSELAISILEEGRNSPADLFFGQDAGALGALAREGRTVTIPSRILNKVDERFRSPKGQWVGISGRSRVINYNTNMVSARDLPKSIWELTQPKWRGKVAWAPTNGSFQAFVTALRLTEGDARTLEWLQAMKNNGAVVYRNNTTIVEAVGRGEIELGLVNNYYLHRFLAENPDFPVGQHYTRNDAGSMVNIAGVAVLDTSDQPEQVFALIDYLLRPESQDFFAQKNAEYPLVTGIAPPANQLPINEINPPRIDLSDLADLDGTLQLLQRAGVL